In the genome of Pichia kudriavzevii chromosome 4, complete sequence, one region contains:
- a CDS encoding uncharacterized protein (PKUD0D02925; Pfam Domains: HATPase_c(3.4e-14)), producing MLKAFTSLFKNSGGKVTPKIVLTPEILSSREGVTNKLKDLYSTQIKLLSSKRDAKIPVVNHYVELLEQYEKQNEELHKLNPLDEGLSQESFIELLDNQLSVKVEELAKINSKLSFEDLSNLNAVYSDSIDRFFWDFHTNRITSTYTLKEYIDPEPLMKVHDARSIVEQSIQTTSQILSLNDYPVPTFEIDSIPLKVKCVAPHLIHIMFELFKNSTLPSISRKKPIIVRVTDEDGFVMFEIADRGGGMPDSSLDKIWQFHYTTSKISERDPIHGFGMGLPLCKVFADFNSGKLSMVNHEHFGVSVFLKIPRAFKD from the coding sequence ATGTTGAAGGCCTTTacttctcttttcaaaaactcaGGAGGGAAAGTGACACCTAAGATTGTGTTGACCCCGGAGATACTCAGTAGTAGAGAAGGTGTCACGAACAAGCTCAAAGATCTCTATAGTACACAGATCAAGCTGTTAAGTTCTAAAAGAGATGCTAAGATACCTGTTGTGAATCACTATGTTGAACTGCTGGAACAGTATGAGAAACAGAATGAAGAATTGCACAAGCTAAACCCCTTAGATGAGGGATTATCCCAGGAATCATTCATTGAACTACTTGATAATCAACTGTCGGTTAAAGTGGAAGAATTGGCAAAAATTAACTCAAAACTCTCCTTTGAAGATCTAAGCAATTTAAATGCAGTATATAGTGACTCAATAGATAGGTTTTTTTGGGATTTCCACACAAACCGTATAACATCAACCTACACATTAAAGGAATACATTGACCCAGAGCCACTAATGAAAGTGCACGATGCACGAAGTATCGTTGAACAATCGATTCAAACAACATCACAGATATTATCTTTGAACGACTATCCCGTGCCTACGTTTGAGATAGATTCCATACCTTTGAAAGTCAAATGTGTTGCTCCCCATCTTATACATATTatgtttgaattgtttAAGAATTCAACACTACCATCCATTTCGAGGAAAAAGCCAATTATTGTTCGTGTTACTGATGAAGACGGATTTGTGATGTTTGAAATAGCTGATCGTGGAGGCGGTATGCCGGACTCTTCATTGGATAAAATTTGGCAATTCCATTATACCACTTCAAAGATCAGTGAGCGTGATCCGATTCACGGATTTGGCATGGGATTGCCATTATGTAAAGTGTTTGCGGATTTTAATAGTGGAAAACTATCAATGGTCAACCATGAACACTTTGGCGTCTCtgtatttttgaaaattccaaGAGCGTTTAAAGACTAA
- a CDS encoding uncharacterized protein (PKUD0D02930; similar to Saccharomyces cerevisiae YKR090W (PXL1); ancestral locus Anc_5.691), translating to MSYSASDQKLELNSLPDFLKTKSPQVKFHSAFPPLTTKVRVRGVMERAGFDVYKPPHNTRSVSVPLNSLNAPKGYRVSGNDNVSTNSLPRPPKMRNFTTAPLNTSTPDLLKNHSPTNSKSPVHYAREKLKIESQSSTGSFTTMPQIPDIAPPSLDMNLGNISNETIVQPLVVHDMVGEFVPSNHNQNQEQQQQQQQHIIQSQWQKQSEPIIEIPPRRSLPKIAGPRPYHSEPDSDSDAADELEPQPTELETPQLEVTNISSITDSENSSIAHKSTDSQDSLGGLANLRDSFKHDSLESKFQNYHPLPNDAHIKRISTLHTEDMKIYNLESLDDEPEYEQEYKHDSKSGANEMSIIQEGEIEDSRIETTKIPALVINDNDEDQDTYDETIPFENAVDYQQLSAFHNTDDEITNNYEQSSQTESVNPFAKVEEIESGGEDYEDYEDEHEPGLNLKTADFETPHNSSDINGITFGLNSLDIQVPPRHFKTPSPSALFSDVNDYQNDVRSTTTSPEDTHYDKITHDITQVPQHDELQHRHAIEVTNDSKQTQDLTSTSQFEEAELYYPPGEGPCRKCGHNILESEKKIWSKDHQLSGQWHRKCFGCYKCGAKFSKGSSCYVFNNQPYCEEHFHELNGSLCQICNKGVEGECLQNDINEAFHIDCLKCVICGLNVQGDYFLFRGEVMCEADANELMYQIEEAEKEEQMSKMIKRRTRILYL from the coding sequence ATGTCGTACTCAGCATCCGATCAAAAACTTGAACTGAATTCACTCCCTGATTTTCTGAAAACCAAGAGCCCTCAGGTTAAATTCCATTCAGCTTTCCCACCCTTGACAACTAAAGTACGTGTTCGGGGAGTCATGGAGAGGGCAGGGTTTGATGTCTATAAGCCTCCGCATAATACTAGGAGTGTATCTGTACCGTTGAATAGCTTAAACGCCCCTAAAGGTTATCGTGTTTCTGGAAATGATAATGTATCAACAAATTCTCTGCCAAGACCGCCTaaaatgagaaattttACCACAGCTCCATTGAATACATCAACTCcagatttattgaaaaatcactCTCCTACAAATTCCAAATCACCGGTTCATTATGCACGTGAGAAATTAAAGATAGAATCCCAATCCTCTACAGGGTCCTTTACTACGATGCCTCAAATTCCTGACATTGCTCCTCCATCTTTGGATATGAATCTTGGTAATATTTCGAATGAAACAATAGTTCAGCCATTAGTAGTTCATGACATGGTGGGTGAATTTGTTCCTTCTAATCATAATCAAAATCaggaacaacaacaacaacaacaacaacatatAATTCAATCGCAATGGCAGAAACAAAGTGAGCCAATAATAGAAATACCTCCAAGACGATCTTTACCAAAGATAGCAGGGCCAAGACCGTATCACTCTGAACCTGACTCTGATTCCGATGCAGCCGATGAACTCGAACCACAACCAACTGAACTTGAAACACCTCAGCTAGAAGTTACCAATATATCATCTATCACTGACTCGGAAAATAGTAGTATAGCACACAAATCAACTGATTCCCAAGATTCTTTAGGAGGACTGGCCAATTTACGTGATTCTTTTAAACACGATTCCTTAGAGTCTAAGTTTCAGAATTATCATCCGCTTCCAAATGATGCTCACATTAAGAGAATCAGTACTTTACACACTGAAGATATGAAAATATATAACTTGGAAAGCCTAGATGATGAACCAGAATATGAGCAAGAGTACAAGCATGATTCCAAATCTGGTGCAAATGAGATGTCTATAATCCAGGAgggtgaaattgaagattcaaGGATCGAAACAACTAAGATTCCGGCATTGGTCattaatgataatgatgaagatcAAGATACATATGATGAAACGATaccatttgaaaatgcTGTTGATTACCAACAACTTTCAGCATTCCATAATAccgatgatgaaattacaAACAACTACGAACAGTCCTCGCAAACAGAATCGGTTAATCCATTTGcaaaggttgaagaaattgagtCAGGTGGGGAAGATTATGAAgattatgaagatgagCACGAGCCTGGgctgaatttgaaaacagCTGACTTTGAAACTCCCCACAATTCATCAGATATTAATGGAATTACTTTTGGCTTAAATTCTTTGGATATTCAAGTACCTCCTCGCCACTTTAAAACTCCATCTCCTTCCGCTTTATTTTCAGATGTCAATGATTACCAAAATGATGTTCGGTCCACAACAACCTCGCCAGAAGATACTCACTATGATAAGATAACTCATGATATAACACAGGTCCCCCAGCATGACGAATTGCAACATAGGCATGCAATTGAGGTTACAAATGATAGTAAACAAACCCAAGATCTCACATCAACTTCTCAATTTGAGGAAGCCGAACTCTACTATCCACCGGGAGAAGGTCCATGTAGAAAATGTGGCCATAATATTTTGGAATCAGAAAAGAAGATCTGGTCAAAGGACCACCAGCTATCTGGACAGTGGCACAGGAAATGTTTTGGATGTTATAAATGTGGTGCCAAATTTAGTAAGGGCAGTTCATGTTATGTTTTTAATAACCAGCCATACTGCGAAGAACATTTTCATGAACTTAATGGTTCGCTATGTCAAATTTGCAATAAAGGTGTTGAAGGAGAATGTTTACAAAATGATATCAATGAGGCATTCCACATCGATTGTCTAAAATGTGTAATTTGTGGTTTGAACGTTCAAGGTGATTATTTCTTATTCAGAGGTGAGGTTATGTGTGAAGCTGATGCCAATGAGTTAATGTATCAAATAGAGGAGGCTGAGAAGGAAGAGCAAATGTCAAAAATGATCAAGAGGAGAACAAGGATTTTATATCTCTGA
- a CDS encoding uncharacterized protein (PKUD0D02940) encodes MNNEETYMPECSSTVPLIPHSIGSIGSGFSDGLSDAEDDGVSALSAYSAIVSTPATTTLADSIIGNPTEEVVKEKGEGKICSKSVHVREISNPLQSGILHLLEYFKFLFDGLLNLSFLSLGTIFFVDVYIACALITLLIECAYALTAKNPLKFHEKNALLERSD; translated from the coding sequence ATGAATAACGAGGAAACGTATATGCCAGAATGTTCTTCAACAGTCCCGCTAATCCCACATAGCATTGGCAGTATCGGGAGCGGTTTCAGTGATGGCCTCTCTGATGCGGAAGATGACGGAGTCAGCGCTCTCTCAGCGTACTCTGCCATAGTCTCTACACCTGCAACTACAACACTAGCTGATAGCATAATTGGGAACCCCACCGAAGAAGTTGTCAAAGAGAAAGGAGAGGGGAAAATCTGTTCAAAGAGTGTCCACGTTagagaaatttcaaatccATTACAAAGTGGAATCTTGCATCTTCTAGAATACTTTAAATTCCTCTTCGATGGATTATTGAACCTATCTTTTCTATCTTTAGGGACCATATTTTTCGTTGATGTCTATATCGCCTGTGCCCTAATCACCTTACTTATTGAATGTGCTTATGCATTGACGGCTAAAAACCCGCTCAAATTTCATGAGAAGAACGCGCTACTTGAAAGATCCGATTAA
- a CDS encoding uncharacterized protein (PKUD0D02950; similar to Saccharomyces cerevisiae YKR088C (TVP38); ancestral locus Anc_5.686) produces MNNIRYKEALTTAREWYSGLSTKGKIALGCLAVVNLACAFVVVIFHGRITALVLDYAETLRQSGWRGRALFGVLLSVVSFPPLAGFSTLAILVGAVYGWNGIFLVGTVASVMSTLSMVTCRVFLQEKAKRLVALHPSLQVAVSAITNESTSFLEETFALLLVKLSPLPYSLTNGALACVPGLNTWTFLIACIISSPKYLLHIFMGIQLASIGEGTPGSIPTSVRLLFLIGTGAAFAALSALIYKRLTTMAAQRGEGEDQFRDTHEPSAIPL; encoded by the coding sequence ATGAACAACATTCGTTATAAGGAGGCCTTAACTACGGCCCGTGAATGGTATTCCGGTCTCTCAACAAAGGGGAAGATAGCTCTCGGATGCCTTGCCGTTGTTAATTTGGCTTGTGCTTTTGTGGTTGTTATCTTTCACGGACGCATTACTGCACTTGTTCTTGACTATGCAGAAACACTCAGACAATCAGGGTGGCGTGGTCGTGCACTCTTTGGAGTCTTGTTGTCAGTTGTTTCCTTCCCCCCCTTGGCTGGCTTCTCAACATTGGCTATTCTTGTGGGGGCTGTATATGGATGGAATGGAATTTTTCTTGTCGGAACCGTCGCGTCGGTCATGTCAACACTGTCCATGGTAACTTGCAGAGTTTTCCTCCAAGAGAAGGCCAAACGTCTGGTGGCTCTTCATCCGTCTTTGCAAGTTGCAGTCTCTGCAATCACCAACGAAAGTACATCGTTTCTTGAAGAGACATTTGCACTCCTACTTGTGAAGTTGAGTCCTCTTCCTTATTCCCTCACTAATGGAGCTCTCGCATGTGTTCCAGGGCTTAACACATGGACTTTCCTTATAGCATGTATCATTTCTTCGCCCAAATACCTTCTCCATATCTTTATGGGGATCCAACTTGCATCCATTGGCGAAGGTACTCCAGGATCAATCCCAACAAGTGTCCgtcttctctttctaaTAGGTACCGGTGCAGCCTTTGCGGCTTTGAGTGCCCTTATATATAAGAGGCTCACCACTATGGCGGCTCAGCGCGGGGAGGGCGAGGATCAATTTCGAGATACTCATGAGCCTTCAGCAATTCCACTGTAG
- a CDS encoding uncharacterized protein (PKUD0D02960), with protein sequence MMRLFRALQHRYTRMKRFRVPKWITTLINVILIYFSYKALVITYESYSLDEPLWHVTKHHLNKPFYPPNDYFAGGSKKPLKHSNIRVMLQNEHYKSLVASELNYTSYFEDLEETVYSLEPLQYTGDFQSFMESYTSRCRNLSLSFSHPERSITNNGKPVIWDTIFLDNPYETLSRNDLLIMSFDEIFLHDLSLKHEGIIQSLPSGNQKYFSNSGYVVIGGGIYSWYALLTIQTLRNSGSSLPVEVMIPSNNEIDEEYCQLLTRWNAKCISFEDIYGPTVLSLGVRGYQLKAMAIIGSSFSNVLYLDSDILILKNPDKLFTSTVFEKFGFITWPDFWRRTTSPLLYETIGHVGGSVRFLNDFWSGRKGENYHDRQGTLAEWSTEAGLLLINKATHFSMLLLALYYNLNGPAGYYPLLSQGGAGEGDKETWALSALVLNSTHWQVNKYPGKTYGTWMKNVNWFVDSGIVQFDAEDDFYGISHLNEYHNEWESEINYNYDYMFGKHAYQMQEVIPPKSGVPIKEPRKMFYHLHSPKLDPWDYVLDNLFVDRSNRPLRNFGTIEDLGWDLERWIWEYIEQVLCHESEVNHALQNMQCFNGRDFKRVCTEDGRLKSRIEWLKKN encoded by the coding sequence ATGATGCGTTTGTTTCGAGCTCTACAACATCGGTATACCCGTATGAAGCGTTTCCGTGTGCCCAAATGGATCACGACTCTCATCAATGtgattttgatatatttttcttacAAGGCTTTGGTCATAACCTATGAATCATACTCTCTAGATGAACCTCTTTGGCATGTGACAAAGCATCATTTGAACAAGCCTTTTTACCCGCCAAATGACTATTTTGCTGGTGGATCTAAGAAACCATTGAAACATTCTAATATCAGAGTCATGCTTCAAAACGAACATTACAAATCACTAGTTGCTTCCGAGCTCAACTATACCAGCTATTTCGAAGACCTTGAAGAAACAGTATATTCATTAGAACCACTGCAATATACAGGTGATTTCCAATCATTTATGGAAAGTTATACATCCCGATGCAGGAATCTGTCCTTATCATTTTCACATCCCGAACGCAGTATAACGAACAACGGTAAGCCTGTCATTTGGGATACGatttttcttgataatCCCTATGAGACTTTATCAAGAAACGATCTATTGATTATGAGCTTTGATGAGATTTTCCTCCATGACTTGTCTTTAAAGCACGAAGGAATTATACAAAGTTTACCATCTGGAAATCAGaagtatttttcaaattcaggATATGTAGTTATAGGTGGTGGCATCTATTCATGGTATGCTTTACTTACCATCCAAACTCTGAGAAATTCGGGTTCTTCATTGCCTGTGGAGGTGATGATTCCTAGCAATAATGAAATCGATGAAGAGTACTGTCAGCTCCTGACTAGATGGAATGCTAAATGCATCTCCTTTGAAGATATATATGGGCCCACAGTTCTGTCCCTTGGTGTTAGAGGGTACCAATTAAAGGCTATGGCTATAATTGgctcttcattttctaatGTCTTGTATTTAGATTCGGACATACTTATCTTGAAAAACCCTGATAAACTATTTACCTCTACCgtatttgaaaagtttggCTTTATTACGTGGCCTGATTTCTGGAGACGTACAACTTCACCGCTCCTATACGAGACGATAGGACATGTTGGAGGTAGTGTGCGATTTCTTAACGACTTTTGGAGTGGCAGGAAGGGTGAAAACTACCATGACAGGCAAGGAACTTTAGCAGAGTGGTCTACCGAGGCTGGTCTGCTTCTCATCAATAAAGCAACACATTTTTCTATGCTACTGCTTGCACTATACTACAACCTAAATGGCCCTGCTGGTTACTATCCACTATTGTCGCAAGGAGGTGCAGGAGAAGGTGACAAGGAGACATGGGCCCTATCCGCACTCGTACTAAACTCCACACATTGGCAAGTTAATAAATACCCAGGGAAAACATACGGTACATGGATGAAGAATGTCAATTGGTTTGTTGACAGCGGAATTGTTCAGTTTGATGCTGAGGATGATTTCTATGGTATTTCCCACTTGAATGAATACCATAATGAGTGGGAAAGTGAAATCAATTATAATTATGATTACATGTTTGGGAAACACGCATACCAGATGCAAGAGGTTATACCACCGAAGAGTGGGGTGCCCATAAAGGAACCACGGAAAATGTTTTATCACCTCCACTCGCCAAAGTTAGATCCATGGGATTACGTTTTAGATAACCTATTCGTTGATCGTAGCAACAGACCTTTAAGGAATTTTGGAACTATAGAGGATCTTGGCTGGGATTTGGAAAGATGGATTTGGGAATACATTGAGCAAGTGTTATGCCATGAGAGTGAGGTTAATCATGCACTTCAAAATATGCAGTGTTTCAACGGTAGGGATTTTAAGAGAGTGTGTACCGAGGACGGTAGATTAAAGTCTCGTATTGAgtggttgaagaagaactaa
- a CDS encoding uncharacterized protein (PKUD0D02970) produces MFSALNSYFKKDSTCNPPTTASVNESLTVEVLSIKNYKKAARTLQIAFQDDLYVNYLTSGLSDTTTKEQLDLALFEATAYSTIMNGLLVAVRDREAEESDPQAPFLAVACFQKPEKDEKSSTSRSLFSHLWTMYQTGYLKFVYLANKETRRRVFDEQWKLLDQLKEEVLGDQLNKSWYLSDIGAIPKGRGKGLARKLVEFVCHNYIDRYIVEKDTNGDDDDDDEEIINSGDDRYIGSSDENSRLDSEINSFHFQFDLDSDNITDYSGYSSFSDTESAHSSWYNKEHSNSNTDNEDGDDDILSKYDRQQSMKYRNRRGAPLYLESSHPRNRKIYQKLGFTYVKTVPVAEVQLGKENKKVLTMDLMVRGVKGTKWKVENVFN; encoded by the coding sequence ATGTTTTCAGCGTTGAACAGTTATTTTAAGAAAGACAGCACATGCAACCCCCCCACCACTGCTTCAGTGAACGAATCTCTCACGGTGGAAGTCCTCTCTATAAAAAACTATAAGAAGGCTGCGAGAACATTACAGATTGCATTTCAGGACGACCTGTATGTGAATTACCTTACTTCGGGGCTCTCCGACACAACCACCAAGGAACAGCTAGACTTGGCATTGTTTGAGGCAACTGCATATTCGACAATAATGAATGGTCTACTTGTGGCAGTCCGAGATCGAGAAGCCGAAGAAAGTGATCCACAGGCACCGTTTCTAGCTGTTGCATGTTTCCAGAAACCTGAAAAGGACGAGAAATCAAGCACGAGTCGAAGCTTGTTTTCACATCTATGGACTATGTACCAAACCGGGTATCTAAAATTTGTCTATTTGGCcaataaagaaacaagaagaagagtCTTTGATGAGCAATGGAAACTGCTGGACCAGttaaaggaagaagttTTAGGAGACCAACTTAATAAATCTTGGTATTTATCCGATATCGGTGCTATTCCTAAAGGTCGGGGTAAAGGGCTAGCTAGGAAATTAGTTGAATTTGTATGCCATAATTACATAGACAGATACATTGTGGAGAAAGATACAAATggtgatgacgatgacgacgatgaagaaatcataAACAGTGGAGATGATCGATATATTGGCTCAAGTGATGAGAACTCAAGGCTCGACTCGGAGATAAATTCgtttcattttcagtttgatTTGGATTCCGACAATATCACTGATTACTCAGGGTATTCGTCGTTTTCCGATACGGAATCTGCACATTCGTCTTGGTATAATAAGGAACACAGTAATAGCAATACAGATAACGAAGACGGTGATGATGACATATTGTCCAAGTACGATCGTCAACAAAGTATGAAGTATCGAAATAGGCGTGGAGCTCCCTTATATCTAGAATCTTCACACCCGCGTAACAGAAAGATCTACCAGAAGTTGGGTTTTACTTATGTGAAGACAGTTCCTGTTGCAGAGGTTCAGTtgggaaaagaaaataaaaaggtATTGACTATGGATCTAATGGTCAGGGGTGTTAAAGGTACAAAATGGAAGGTAGAAAACGTATTCAATTGA